One window of Dermacentor andersoni chromosome 7, qqDerAnde1_hic_scaffold, whole genome shotgun sequence genomic DNA carries:
- the LOC140219605 gene encoding endothelin-converting enzyme 1-like: protein MAAVVAFAALGVYYLVSGAAGEDDSQQYLNTFSCRSDDCAKSESLLMQSLNTSADPCHDFKAYVTSRWLPHPHRVVSELWNYRWHVKYNWARRVAGEMSNRDFEPHLGNMVASSFGACVNRSTERADDTRRMFRELMRSLGIPWPEVPPGDANPFDVHLNLCVRWNIPLWFDVRLLPNKTVSGRRTVYVGPSAFAKFWANQFRSISSDSAVHGYIYQYLVYFAGYNETAREGLIVANCYAVFNFTRQVVFRLESLHENVGSSLYSFDSLASAFGPRANRLVSLMNEYFGLKEAFVGSDVAIVEKVGTVEVTRHITADHDPSLVLSHLGWWVLQIYAPIADGSFFDLKYGNKELGDLLRPLFCETQMEHSFKIPLLSKHVALNFSPNVTQRVDELLVNVREMAAAAYEHSNWPPMIRAKVGEKIRAMSINLWPLPEYQSSETLHRIYRSHHTTKDTALEHWIAERRANAALLGSDAYFEDKRLPHNFAKDAVYYDFLLNEATVSMMMAHEPLYYPEAAAAINYGGLGAAFAAAVLRGVGTGQVGLRVIPSGHVNSGDKTPPLSGNATSVRTSESSSRSRLDSVPDFMPAFRALQAHKTVWPALRQFSPEKLFFINYCHTQSRLNIAFDCNGAVRGDRNFAFAFRCAKGSALNP, encoded by the coding sequence ATGGCCGCAGTCGTGGCCTTTGCAGCACTCGGCGTCTACTACCTGGTGTCTGGTGCAGCAGGCGAGGACGATAGCCAGCAGTACCTGAACACGTTCAGCTGCCGGAGCGATGATTGCGCCAAGTCCGAATCGCTGCTTATGCAGTCGCTCAACACCAGCGCCGACCCGTGCCACGACTTCAAGGCGTACGTGACGTCGCGCTGGCTGCCGCACCCGCACCGAGTCGTGTCCGAGCTTTGGAACTACAGGTGGCACGTCAAGTACAACTGGGCGAGGCGGGTGGCCGGCGAGATGTCGAACCGCGACTTCGAGCCGCACTTGGGCAACATGGTAGCCTCGTCGTTCGGCGCCTGCGTGAATCGGTCCACTGAGCGAGCGGACGACACGCGAAGGATGTTCAGGGAACTCATGCGAAGCCTCGGCATTCCCTGGCCCGAGGTGCCACCTGGTGACGCGAACCCGTTCGACGTGCACCTGAACCTGTGCGTTCGGTGGAACATACCGCTCTGGTTTGACGTGAGGCTGCTACCGAACAAGACCGTCAGTGGCCGACGGACGGTGTACGtcggcccgagcgcgttcgccaAGTTCTGGGCCAACCAGTTCAGGTCGATTAGCAGCGACTCCGCGGTGCATGGGTACATCTACCAGTATCTAGTGTACTTCGCAGGTTACAATGAGACAGCGAGGGAGGGGCTGATAGTGGCCAACTGCTACGCTGTGTTCAACTTCACGCGACAGGTGGTGTTCAGGCTCGAGTCCCTTCACGAGAACGTGGGATCCAGTTTGTACTCTTTCGACTCGCTCGCCAGCGCGTTCGGCCCGCGCGCCAATCGTCTCGTGTCCCTAATGAACGAATACTTCGGGCTCAAGGAAGCCTTTGTAGGTTCGGACGTGGCCATCGTCGAGAAAGTGGGCACTGTTGAAGTAACGCGCCACATCACAGCCGATCACGACCCTTCTCTGGTCCTCAGTCACCTGGGCTGGTGGGTTCTCCAGATATACGCTCCGATTGCCGATGGCAGCTTCTTCGACCTCAAGTACGGCAACAAGGAACTGGGCGACCTCTTGCGTCCCCTATTCTGCGAGACCCAAATGGAGCACTCCTTCAAGATCCCGCTGCTCTCCAAGCACGTCGCGCTCAACTTCTCTCCGAACGTCACGCAGAGAGTCGACGAACTCCTCGTCAACGTCCGTGAAATGGCGGCGGCCGCGTACGAACACTCCAACTGGCCCCCGATGATCCGCGCGAAGGTGGGGGAGAAAATTCGAGCGATGAGCATCAACCTGTGGCCCCTGCCGGAGTACCAATCGAGCGAAACGCTTCACCGCATCTACCGGTCCCACCACACCACGAAGGATACCGCGCTCGAACACTGGATCGCCGAGCGTCGGGCAAACGCGGCACTTCTCGGTAGCGACGCCTACTTCGAAGACAAGAGGTTGCCGCACAATTTCGCCAAGGACGCCGTCTACTACGACTTCCTGCTCAACGAAGCCACTGTGTCGATGATGATGGCACATGAACCACTCTACTACCCCGAAGCGGCCGCGGCCATCAACTACGGAGGCCTGGGAGCCGCCTTCGCGGCAGCGGTGTTGCGTGGAGTCGGCACAGGGCAGGTCGGTCTCCGCGTGATTCCTTCCGGCCATGTCAATTCTGGGGACAAAACTCCTCCGCTGTCGGGAAACGCGACGTCCGTCCGAACGAGCGAGTCGTCATCGCGTAGTCGGCTGGACTCGGTGCCGGACTTCATGCCGGCGTTCCGCGCTCTCCAAGCCCACAAGACGGTGTGGCCCGCGCTACGCCAGTTTTCGCCGGAAAAGCTGTTTTTCATCAACTACTGCCACACCCAGAGCAGGCTGAACATCGCCTTCGACTGCAACGGTGCGGTCCGGGGGGATCGTAACTTCGCGTTCGCATTTCGCTGCGCGAAAGGCTCGGCCTTGAACCCGTGA
- the LOC126534664 gene encoding uncharacterized protein encodes MVRKQPARTPKRSPTSPSHKATRKVEGYYEARNGLRRAMIVACGLATGRYSPEKRKRKNVATGDKAKTPLKRRHSGTEVQDGTLAATEAMSCASCTDEEQVDASAEECLVSFVASVRGKRRVLHRKSTNQVRASQVGKTPSSVPEATANPTMRQQAEEPAVVLARKVRQRKGRPRASGEATKVLQGRTPARRATQGKRRRELTQSVQLRKQRDVNGRKENGRRQVAVRWSPAPAKRGTRLVSKTLGPKRTALSRTLSASIQKASKDKVSASSDVIGAAEHHSLLGASRDGAPFCGPVVFASVLPPAAAVAGGRQPLLNYHLTDPQARVHTSDVRTLFLGDFLVDIKTPPKKQVRHCLSGPCLGAPPIERFIFQ; translated from the exons ATGGTGCGGAAACAGCCGGCGCGGACCCCGAAGCGGTCGCCCACCTCTCCCAGCCACAAAGCCACCAGGAAGGTCGAAGGCTACTACGAGGCGCGGAACGGACTAAGGCGTGCAATGATCGTGGCGTGCGGACTGGCAACCGGACGTTACTCGCCCGAGAAACGGAAGCGCAAGAACGTCGCAACGGGTGATAAGGCAAAGACACCGTTGAAGAGGCGTCACTCCGGTACTGAAGTGCAAGATGGCACTTTAGCGGCGACAGAGGCGATGAGTTGCGCAAGCTGCACCGACGAAGAGCAAGTCGACGCGAGTGCCGAGgaatgccttgtctcgttcgtcGCCTCTGTGAGAGGAAAACGAAGGGTCCTGCACAGAAAATCCACGAACCAGGTTCGCGCCAGCCAAGTCGGTAAAACACCGAGTTCGGTACCCGAAGCCACGGCGAATCCCACAATGCGTCAGCAGGCTGAGGAACCAGCTGTTGTTCTCGCAAGGAAAGTGCGCCAGCGTAAAGGTCGTCCGAGGGCTTCTGGCGAGGCGACCAAGGTGCTGCAGGGACGTACCCCAGCAAGAAGAGCAACGCAGGGAAAGCGGCGTCGAGAGCTGACTCAGAGTGTGCAACTGCGCAAACAACGCGACGTAAATGGCCGTAAAGAAAATGGTCGGCGTCAAGTCGCCGTCCGATGGTCTCCAGCACCCGCGAAGCGGGGAACGCGCCTTGTGTCGAAGACTTTGGGTCCTAAAAGAACAGCTCTAAGCCGGACACTCAGTGCATCTATCCAGAAGGCATCGAAGGACAAAGTCAGCGCAAGCAGTGACGTCATCGGAGCCGCAGAGCACCATTCTTTACTGGGAGCATCGAGAGACGGGGCGCCATTTTGTGGGCCCGTTGTATTTGCTTCGGTTTTACCACCGGCTGCTGCGGTAGCGGGAGGACGTCAACCGCTTCTTAACTATCACTTAACTGATCCGCAG GCTCGTGTTCACACATCTGATGTCCGGACTCTCTTTTTGGGCGACTTCCTTGTGGACATTAAAACGCCACCGAAAAAGCAAGTGAGACATTGCTTAAGCGGCCCTtgtctaggggctccacccattgagcgttttatttttcaataa